One window of the Acidimicrobiia bacterium genome contains the following:
- a CDS encoding ArsA-related P-loop ATPase, with protein sequence MTTTVIVTGAGGVGKTTLSAALGVAFARSGSTTLVMTIDPARRLADALGLDALGDDPHRVASEPNLFAAMLDVAASWEAIIHRYAEPDVVDRLLVNPYFRAIADRFPAAQSYAAGERMAEHIESGRFDAIVVDTPPSAGGIDFFLAPARTGHLLSGRLLRWLTGTRVPGRSVLYRFTARPMLRLADTVLGGPMLSEVADFLLDLGTMYDRLTVRSKTIERHLRNAETLIATTADPTPIHETRRFFDELADIRIEPAAILFNQMLPASWVAAAKRNKPPIVEDAALGEVAAANLKRWAGEAQRQADAATELSARHGLPVHEVMWRVPPPATLDDLAALVSDIPLPST encoded by the coding sequence ATGACCACCACGGTGATCGTCACCGGGGCCGGAGGGGTCGGGAAGACAACGCTGTCAGCAGCCCTCGGTGTGGCGTTCGCGCGGTCGGGCTCAACGACGCTCGTGATGACAATCGACCCTGCCCGCCGACTCGCTGATGCCCTCGGACTCGATGCCCTCGGAGACGATCCGCATCGGGTGGCGTCCGAACCGAACCTGTTTGCGGCGATGCTCGATGTGGCCGCGTCCTGGGAGGCGATCATTCACCGGTACGCCGAACCGGATGTCGTCGACCGTCTCCTCGTCAATCCCTACTTCAGGGCGATCGCCGACCGGTTCCCTGCGGCGCAGTCATACGCCGCGGGTGAGCGGATGGCCGAACACATCGAGTCGGGGCGTTTCGACGCGATCGTCGTCGACACGCCCCCATCGGCCGGGGGCATCGACTTCTTTCTCGCACCGGCGCGGACCGGACATCTGCTCTCGGGACGGCTCCTGCGGTGGCTGACCGGCACACGGGTTCCGGGGCGATCGGTGCTGTATCGATTCACCGCGCGCCCGATGCTCCGACTTGCCGATACGGTGCTCGGGGGACCGATGTTGTCCGAGGTTGCCGACTTCCTGCTGGACCTCGGCACGATGTACGACCGTCTGACGGTTCGTTCCAAGACCATCGAGCGACATCTGCGCAACGCCGAGACGCTCATTGCAACAACGGCGGATCCAACGCCGATCCACGAAACTCGACGATTCTTCGATGAGCTCGCTGACATCCGGATCGAGCCTGCCGCCATACTTTTCAACCAGATGCTGCCCGCCTCGTGGGTCGCGGCGGCGAAGCGGAACAAGCCACCGATCGTCGAGGATGCCGCGCTCGGGGAGGTCGCCGCCGCCAACCTGAAGCGATGGGCAGGCGAAGCACAGCGACAGGCAGACGCCGCCACCGAGCTCTCCGCGAGACACGGGCTGCCAGTCCACGAGGTGATGTGGAGGGTGCCACCACCGGCAACGCTCGACGATCTCGCTGCGTTGGTCTCCGACATCCCCCTGCCGTCGACCTGA
- the dnaE gene encoding DNA polymerase III subunit alpha, translating to MTDSFAHLHVHTEFSMLDGAARVSDLVSAVAADRQPAVAITDHGVMYGVIDFVKAARAVGVNPIVGIEAYLTPGSRFDRLARRDDKKYHMTLLAENDTGYRNLMQLASKAYLDGYYYKPRIDKELLAEHAEGLIGTTGCLGGHVPQLLGVDERTDEDQRGQERDFDAAVAAAAMYKDILGAGNYFIEVQDHGIPAQHKIMDDLLTIAAKVDIPLLAANDSHYTYAHEADAHDALLCIQTGSLKSDEDRFRFHSQEFYVKSAAQMRALFPEDRYPGACDNTLLIAERARVDLELDRTLLPRFTVPNGHDEDSYLRELVMAGAAERYGSLGAVHAERIEYELRVISEMGFSSYFLIVWDLIAYAASQGIRTGPGRGSAAGSIVAYCLRITDLDPIEYGLIFERFLNPGRREMPDIDMDFDERYRSEMIRYTAQKYGSDHVAQIITFSTIKGKQAIRDAARVLNFPYSTGDQLAKAMPPPILGKDATIDQCLTKPEPGASENDRDYYNAAAGLRELLDSLDGAREIIETARGLEGLRRQDSIHAAAVVISPDPLTTIVPIQRKGEDAEIVTQYEMYGVEALGLLKMDFLGLRNLATIERALELIERNTGQRPDIDGVPLDDTEVYAMFRAGDSMGVFQFEGGPMRALMRNLGPDRFEHLIALNALYRPGPLLAGMHLEYADRKNAKSAVGYLHDDLEPVLSGTYGIMVYQEQVMQAAQNIAGFSMIEADSLRKAMGKKIPSVMREQKEKFVAGCIAKGYGEDLGKELFGFIEKFAGYGFNKSHSAAYALVAYQTAWLKVHYPVEYMAALLTSAKSNKDRTAAYLHECRMMGIDVDVPGVNVSERDFLAHEGRIIFGLSAVRNVGEAVTDLIVAERNNNGLFASFFDFIDRVDVQVLNKRTIESMIKAGAFDNLHRSRRGLLEVALQIVDATMARRRAEEVGQFSLFGGDAADMAEVRPEIPHHEWDKKVRLGFEKEMLGLYISDHPLLGVEKTMRAMTDTAIPDLWEREDRSQATIGGVISGLNRRFTRAQKPMVYFTVEDLTGTVEAVAFPNVVEEYGPMIAEDAVLVLRGRVDHAGDSIKFIVQGVTEPQLGGDTSVRVRVSASRMSATVAEKLKTVLSNHPGAAPVYIHMTGDKGERIVRVSPEHSVDPRSGLFAELRELFGPQSVM from the coding sequence GTGACTGACAGCTTCGCGCATCTCCATGTGCACACCGAGTTCTCGATGCTCGACGGTGCAGCTCGGGTCTCGGATCTCGTCTCGGCCGTTGCTGCCGACCGCCAGCCAGCCGTCGCGATCACCGACCATGGCGTGATGTACGGTGTGATCGACTTTGTCAAGGCTGCACGAGCCGTTGGCGTCAACCCCATCGTCGGCATCGAGGCGTACCTCACGCCCGGTTCACGGTTCGACCGTCTCGCGCGACGCGATGACAAGAAGTACCACATGACGCTTCTCGCCGAGAACGACACCGGGTATCGCAACCTGATGCAGCTCGCGTCGAAGGCCTACCTGGACGGGTACTACTACAAGCCGAGGATCGACAAGGAGCTGCTGGCCGAGCACGCCGAGGGCCTGATCGGGACAACCGGGTGCCTCGGTGGCCATGTCCCGCAACTGCTCGGTGTCGACGAGAGGACCGACGAGGATCAGCGCGGACAGGAACGGGACTTCGACGCCGCGGTGGCCGCAGCAGCCATGTACAAGGACATCCTCGGTGCCGGCAACTACTTCATCGAGGTGCAGGATCATGGGATACCGGCCCAGCACAAGATCATGGATGACCTGCTGACCATTGCGGCCAAGGTGGACATCCCGCTCCTCGCCGCCAACGACTCGCACTACACCTATGCGCACGAAGCCGACGCGCACGATGCTCTGTTGTGCATCCAGACGGGATCGCTGAAGTCCGACGAGGATCGGTTCCGTTTCCATTCCCAGGAGTTCTATGTCAAGTCCGCCGCGCAGATGCGGGCGCTGTTTCCCGAGGACCGGTATCCCGGGGCGTGCGACAACACCCTCCTGATTGCCGAACGCGCACGGGTTGATCTCGAACTCGACCGGACTCTCCTTCCGCGGTTCACCGTCCCGAACGGCCACGACGAGGACTCGTACCTCCGTGAGTTGGTGATGGCAGGTGCCGCCGAGCGCTACGGATCTCTCGGCGCCGTCCACGCCGAAAGGATCGAATACGAGCTTCGGGTGATCTCCGAGATGGGGTTCTCGTCGTACTTCCTCATCGTGTGGGACCTGATCGCGTACGCAGCGTCACAGGGCATCAGGACAGGCCCAGGAAGGGGCAGCGCCGCGGGGTCGATTGTTGCGTACTGTCTCAGGATCACCGACCTCGATCCGATCGAGTACGGCCTCATCTTCGAACGCTTCCTCAATCCCGGCCGACGCGAGATGCCGGATATCGACATGGATTTCGATGAGCGCTACCGGTCAGAGATGATCCGCTACACGGCCCAGAAATATGGCTCGGATCATGTCGCCCAGATCATCACCTTTTCCACCATCAAGGGGAAGCAGGCGATCCGGGATGCTGCGAGGGTGCTGAACTTCCCCTACAGCACCGGTGACCAGCTTGCGAAGGCCATGCCGCCGCCGATCCTGGGCAAGGACGCAACGATCGACCAGTGCCTCACCAAACCCGAACCCGGAGCCTCTGAGAACGATCGGGACTACTACAACGCCGCGGCGGGCCTTCGCGAACTGCTCGACTCCCTCGACGGCGCGCGCGAGATCATCGAAACGGCCCGGGGCCTCGAGGGGCTCCGGAGACAGGACTCGATCCACGCGGCGGCTGTCGTGATCTCACCGGACCCGTTGACGACCATCGTTCCGATCCAGCGCAAAGGCGAGGACGCCGAGATCGTCACCCAGTACGAGATGTATGGCGTTGAGGCGCTCGGCTTGCTGAAGATGGACTTCCTCGGGCTTCGCAACCTTGCAACGATCGAGCGGGCACTCGAACTGATCGAGCGCAACACCGGACAACGACCAGACATCGACGGTGTTCCGCTCGACGACACCGAGGTGTACGCGATGTTCCGAGCAGGCGATTCGATGGGGGTCTTCCAGTTCGAGGGGGGTCCGATGCGGGCGCTCATGCGAAACCTCGGGCCGGACCGATTCGAGCATCTCATCGCGCTCAACGCCCTGTACCGGCCAGGACCGCTGCTTGCGGGCATGCACCTGGAATACGCCGATCGGAAGAATGCGAAATCGGCTGTCGGGTATCTCCACGACGATCTCGAGCCCGTCCTGTCCGGCACCTACGGGATCATGGTGTACCAGGAGCAGGTGATGCAGGCGGCACAGAACATCGCGGGTTTCTCGATGATCGAAGCCGACAGCCTCCGTAAGGCGATGGGCAAGAAGATCCCATCGGTGATGCGCGAACAAAAAGAGAAGTTCGTCGCCGGTTGTATTGCGAAGGGCTATGGCGAGGATCTCGGCAAGGAGCTCTTCGGCTTCATCGAGAAGTTCGCCGGGTACGGGTTCAACAAGAGTCACTCGGCCGCGTACGCCCTGGTTGCCTACCAGACCGCATGGCTCAAGGTTCACTACCCGGTTGAGTACATGGCTGCGCTGTTGACTTCCGCGAAATCGAACAAGGACCGCACCGCCGCGTACCTCCACGAATGCCGAATGATGGGCATCGATGTCGATGTCCCTGGCGTCAATGTGTCAGAACGGGACTTCCTCGCGCACGAGGGACGAATCATCTTCGGCCTTTCAGCGGTGCGCAATGTCGGTGAGGCCGTCACCGACCTGATCGTTGCCGAGCGCAACAACAACGGTCTCTTCGCGTCTTTCTTCGATTTCATCGACCGGGTCGATGTGCAGGTCCTGAACAAGAGGACGATCGAGTCAATGATCAAGGCGGGGGCGTTCGACAACCTTCACCGCTCACGAAGAGGACTGCTGGAGGTTGCGCTCCAGATTGTCGATGCCACCATGGCGCGGCGCAGAGCCGAAGAGGTTGGACAGTTCAGCCTGTTCGGGGGCGATGCTGCGGATATGGCCGAGGTTCGTCCCGAGATTCCGCACCACGAGTGGGACAAGAAGGTGCGGCTCGGGTTCGAGAAGGAGATGCTCGGACTCTATATCTCGGACCATCCGCTGTTGGGTGTTGAGAAGACGATGCGAGCGATGACCGACACCGCGATTCCCGACCTATGGGAGCGTGAAGACCGTTCCCAGGCGACGATCGGCGGGGTCATCAGCGGACTCAACCGTCGATTCACCCGCGCACAGAAGCCGATGGTGTACTTCACCGTCGAGGACCTCACCGGCACCGTCGAGGCGGTTGCGTTCCCCAATGTCGTGGAGGAGTACGGACCGATGATCGCAGAGGATGCGGTTCTCGTCCTGCGCGGCAGGGTCGACCACGCGGGGGACTCGATCAAGTTCATCGTGCAGGGAGTCACCGAGCCACAGCTCGGTGGTGACACGAGTGTGAGGGTGCGGGTGTCTGCGTCGCGCATGTCGGCGACGGTCGCAGAGAAACTCAAGACCGTGCTCTCCAACCATCCCGGTGCGGCACCGGTATACATCCACATGACGGGGGACAAGGGTGAGCGGATCGTCAGGGTGAGCCCTGAGCATTCGGTCGACCCGCGCTCAGGCCTGTTCGCCGAACTGCGTGAGCTGTTCGGACCGCAGTCGGTGATGTGA
- a CDS encoding ATP-dependent 6-phosphofructokinase, with product MGVVGILTGGGDCPGLNAVIRAAVCRAGEHDLEVVGIRDGWDGLMQDRVVPLDRDAVRGILGRGGTILGTSRKDPYVHGEGLASCQEAIDSNGIEQLIVVGGDGTLRSAKRLADEGLAIIGVPKTIDNDIAGTDVTFGFATAVQVATDAIDRLVTTAEAHNRVIVVEVMGRTKGWIATHAGIAGGADYVLIPEFEYDIDTVVSSLRARHRGGHRYSIVVVGEGVSPPDGYGDSQTRRDVFGFERLGGVAYSVAAAIEDRTSFETRVSVLGHMQRGGTPVASDRVLATRLGVAAADCAAEDLTDVMVAVRGEEIVPVPLEVACRDIRGVPEQLYRTAKTFFG from the coding sequence ATGGGTGTCGTTGGCATTCTCACAGGAGGGGGCGACTGCCCCGGCCTCAACGCCGTGATCCGCGCCGCGGTGTGCCGTGCGGGCGAGCACGATCTCGAAGTCGTCGGCATCAGGGATGGATGGGACGGCCTCATGCAGGACCGCGTCGTCCCTCTCGACCGCGACGCCGTGCGAGGGATCTTGGGCCGCGGAGGAACCATTCTCGGCACCTCGCGGAAGGACCCCTATGTCCACGGCGAGGGTCTCGCGAGCTGTCAGGAGGCCATCGACAGCAACGGCATCGAGCAGCTGATCGTGGTCGGTGGCGACGGAACCCTTCGGTCCGCGAAGCGCCTCGCCGATGAGGGGCTTGCCATCATCGGGGTGCCAAAGACGATCGATAACGACATCGCTGGGACCGATGTCACCTTCGGCTTTGCGACTGCGGTGCAAGTCGCCACTGACGCCATCGACCGACTCGTGACGACGGCGGAAGCTCACAACCGCGTGATCGTCGTCGAGGTCATGGGGAGAACCAAGGGCTGGATCGCGACACACGCGGGCATCGCAGGTGGCGCCGACTATGTGCTGATTCCCGAATTCGAATACGACATCGACACGGTCGTTTCCTCGCTCCGAGCACGCCACCGCGGCGGGCACCGCTACTCGATCGTGGTCGTTGGTGAGGGGGTGTCCCCGCCGGATGGCTACGGCGACAGCCAAACTCGACGCGATGTCTTCGGATTTGAACGGCTCGGCGGAGTTGCCTATTCGGTGGCAGCGGCCATCGAGGACCGCACGAGCTTCGAGACGCGAGTATCGGTTCTCGGACACATGCAGCGGGGTGGTACGCCGGTTGCCTCCGATCGGGTGCTCGCCACCCGCCTGGGTGTTGCGGCCGCCGACTGTGCGGCCGAAGATCTCACCGATGTCATGGTTGCGGTACGCGGTGAAGAGATCGTGCCGGTTCCCCTCGAGGTCGCCTGCCGGGACATCAGAGGTGTCCCCGAGCAGCTGTATCGCACCGCCAAGACCTTCTTCGGGTGA
- a CDS encoding wax ester/triacylglycerol synthase family O-acyltransferase has translation MSVHYERLSNLDASFLALESRTTHMHVGAVALFGPGPSTGDNGVDIDAIRRLIESRLHLIPRYRQRLATIPIEAHPVWVDDEHFHLDFHVRHIALPHPGSDDQLKGLVGRLMSQQLDRSKPLWELNIVEGLANGGFAIITKIHHCMIDGISGIDLMAVILDFSESVELEPPSPWTPRPVPNGTELAVRELARSISTVVAGLADLAHIGRSIGEGAASLRHRLRAAMASLSSGWLTPTDRTPLNGPIGPGRSFEWLDLPLDAIRRVKSEHGATVNDVMLAIVAGGIRSYLMSVAGMTHDELVATEFRIMAPVSVRTRDERGTMGNRVAMWLMALPIGEADPARRIAAIHDATKELKETDQALGASTLVSISTGAPAAVVSLAARLASRARPFNMTVTNVPGPQFPLFMAGSPMLATYPLVPLWESHGVGIAMFSLMGRVYIGLNTDRDLIADPQLITVALEEAFVELVGTPRESTTAP, from the coding sequence GTGAGCGTGCACTATGAACGACTCTCCAATCTCGATGCCTCGTTCCTTGCGCTCGAATCACGAACAACCCACATGCATGTCGGAGCCGTCGCGCTGTTCGGGCCCGGACCGTCGACCGGGGACAACGGAGTCGACATCGACGCCATACGGCGACTCATCGAGTCGCGGCTGCATTTGATTCCCCGGTATCGCCAGCGGCTTGCCACGATCCCCATAGAAGCCCACCCGGTCTGGGTCGATGATGAGCACTTCCATCTCGACTTCCATGTGCGGCACATCGCGCTTCCCCACCCCGGCAGCGACGACCAGCTCAAGGGGCTTGTGGGCCGGTTGATGTCCCAACAACTCGATCGTTCAAAGCCCCTGTGGGAGCTCAACATCGTCGAAGGCCTCGCCAACGGGGGATTCGCGATCATCACGAAGATCCACCACTGCATGATCGATGGGATATCAGGCATCGATCTGATGGCGGTAATACTCGATTTCTCCGAGTCCGTCGAACTCGAACCGCCTTCGCCATGGACTCCCAGGCCGGTGCCGAACGGGACAGAACTCGCCGTGCGGGAACTCGCCCGTTCTATCTCCACCGTGGTTGCCGGGCTTGCAGACCTCGCCCACATCGGAAGAAGCATCGGCGAAGGAGCAGCCTCCCTGCGGCATCGCCTCCGCGCCGCGATGGCGTCGCTGTCGTCGGGTTGGCTCACTCCCACGGATCGCACGCCACTCAACGGGCCGATCGGGCCGGGCCGATCCTTCGAATGGCTCGATCTGCCCCTCGATGCGATCAGGCGGGTCAAGTCCGAGCACGGTGCCACCGTGAACGATGTCATGCTCGCAATCGTTGCGGGAGGCATCAGGTCGTATCTGATGTCGGTTGCGGGCATGACCCACGACGAGCTCGTGGCCACCGAGTTCCGCATCATGGCGCCGGTCTCGGTTCGGACGAGGGACGAACGCGGCACGATGGGCAATCGGGTCGCGATGTGGCTCATGGCGTTGCCGATCGGCGAGGCCGATCCGGCACGACGAATCGCCGCCATCCACGACGCGACGAAGGAACTGAAGGAGACCGATCAGGCGCTCGGAGCTTCGACGCTGGTGTCGATCTCGACAGGGGCTCCCGCGGCTGTGGTGTCGCTTGCGGCCCGGCTCGCATCCCGCGCGAGGCCCTTCAACATGACCGTCACGAATGTGCCGGGGCCACAGTTTCCTCTCTTCATGGCGGGCTCCCCAATGCTCGCGACCTACCCGTTGGTTCCGCTGTGGGAGAGCCACGGAGTCGGCATTGCGATGTTCTCACTCATGGGACGGGTCTACATCGGGCTCAACACCGACCGCGACCTGATTGCCGACCCGCAGCTCATCACCGTCGCGTTGGAGGAGGCGTTCGTCGAGCTCGTTGGAACACCACGGGAGTCCACGACAGCGCCATGA
- a CDS encoding RluA family pseudouridine synthase — MNTVHITVPSDMGGERVDKVVAVLVERSRADVRRIIDGGGVTTVEGKVKPSDRFPSGTDLWVEAPSEMTAPAPDPEVPFDVLHEDDWLLVVDKPVGVVVHPGPGTNHGTLVNGLIARFPEIVGVGQQDRWGIVHRLDRDTSGLLVVARTTEAYEGLISMMRQRRIHRRYLTLVLGSFTNLTGTIDAPIGRDSVHRTRMRVTRDGRPSVSHYRKLAWWSSPDTTLLSVELETGRTHQIRVHMRSIDHPIVGDGAYGRVGVAGDPGRPWLHARQLMFDHPRSGKPISITSQLPTDLCDSLAVLGEPAAGSVADLDGAPL; from the coding sequence GTGAACACGGTCCACATCACCGTGCCCTCCGACATGGGCGGAGAGCGCGTCGACAAGGTTGTTGCCGTGCTCGTGGAACGGTCGCGGGCCGATGTGCGCAGGATCATCGACGGGGGAGGGGTCACCACCGTCGAGGGAAAGGTCAAGCCTTCTGATCGCTTCCCGAGCGGTACCGACCTGTGGGTCGAAGCTCCCTCTGAGATGACGGCGCCGGCTCCGGATCCAGAGGTCCCGTTCGATGTTCTCCACGAGGACGACTGGCTGTTGGTGGTCGACAAGCCGGTTGGTGTGGTGGTTCATCCCGGCCCGGGAACCAACCACGGTACGCTCGTCAACGGGTTGATCGCGAGATTCCCTGAGATCGTCGGCGTGGGTCAGCAGGACCGGTGGGGAATTGTCCACCGGCTCGACCGTGACACATCGGGACTCCTCGTCGTTGCACGGACAACCGAGGCCTACGAGGGGCTCATCTCCATGATGCGCCAGCGGCGTATCCATCGCCGATATCTGACCCTCGTGCTCGGCAGTTTCACGAACCTGACGGGAACGATCGATGCCCCGATCGGGAGGGATTCGGTCCATCGAACCAGGATGCGCGTCACGAGGGACGGTCGTCCAAGCGTGTCCCACTATCGGAAGCTCGCATGGTGGTCCAGCCCTGACACGACGCTTCTGTCCGTGGAGCTCGAGACGGGGCGAACCCATCAGATACGCGTCCACATGCGGTCGATCGACCACCCGATCGTCGGTGATGGAGCCTACGGGCGCGTCGGTGTGGCGGGAGATCCCGGCCGTCCGTGGTTGCATGCAAGGCAACTGATGTTCGACCATCCTCGTTCCGGAAAGCCCATCAGCATTACCTCGCAACTCCCGACCGACTTGTGCGATAGCCTTGCCGTCCTCGGCGAACCTGCCGCCGGATCCGTGGCCGATCTCGACGGAGCCCCCTTGTGA
- the lspA gene encoding signal peptidase II produces the protein MRVAVVVAGLVVVIDQVTKALAISALSDGPIALIDGFLQLRLTRNTGAAFSMFSGGGPILAIVAAGVVIAILVVLRDASRRWEAVALGMVLGGSVGNLIDRIVRGAGFFDGAVIDFIDFSFFATFNVADMAITIGVGLLLLVSFMPRQ, from the coding sequence GTGCGTGTCGCCGTCGTGGTGGCCGGGCTGGTTGTTGTGATCGATCAGGTCACAAAGGCTCTCGCCATTTCGGCCCTCTCCGACGGTCCTATCGCCCTCATCGACGGCTTTCTGCAGCTGCGGCTGACCCGCAACACCGGTGCTGCGTTTTCCATGTTTTCCGGTGGGGGCCCAATCCTTGCGATCGTGGCGGCGGGTGTCGTGATCGCGATTCTCGTCGTACTCAGGGACGCCTCTCGGCGCTGGGAGGCCGTTGCACTTGGCATGGTGCTGGGCGGGTCGGTCGGGAACCTCATCGACCGGATCGTCAGGGGCGCAGGATTCTTCGATGGTGCCGTGATCGACTTCATCGACTTCTCGTTCTTCGCAACCTTCAATGTGGCTGACATGGCGATCACCATCGGGGTGGGGCTCCTGCTCCTCGTGTCGTTCATGCCGAGGCAGTGA
- a CDS encoding TraR/DksA C4-type zinc finger protein: MARQLAPSTLKKLRRKLAEERERLERIIAEHDQAREQARLSEGSADRSADPDNVDGGAIAVEIEMDLTMVQNARDLLIQVRHAQDRMEKGLYGTCEITGKPIPVARLEALPHATTTVEAASRG; the protein is encoded by the coding sequence GTGGCCAGACAACTTGCACCATCGACGCTCAAGAAGCTCAGGCGAAAACTCGCCGAGGAGCGAGAACGCCTCGAACGGATCATTGCCGAACACGACCAGGCGAGAGAACAAGCGCGCCTGTCGGAGGGATCAGCTGACCGCAGCGCCGATCCCGACAATGTCGACGGCGGGGCGATCGCCGTCGAGATCGAGATGGATTTGACCATGGTGCAGAACGCGAGGGATCTCCTCATCCAGGTGCGTCACGCCCAGGACCGAATGGAGAAAGGCCTGTACGGAACATGCGAGATAACCGGGAAGCCGATACCGGTCGCGCGACTCGAAGCACTGCCGCACGCGACGACAACCGTGGAGGCCGCCAGCCGAGGCTGA
- a CDS encoding DUF167 family protein, giving the protein MAGAGAVREVRGRVAVRVLVVPNATRSEIVGPHGDRIKIRVAVPPERGKANAEVCRLLIDTTGAVAAEVTNGLTSRTKTIALGGISSEAVRRALARPVPLSDGTM; this is encoded by the coding sequence GTGGCAGGTGCCGGTGCAGTTCGCGAGGTTCGAGGCAGGGTTGCCGTGCGGGTGTTGGTCGTCCCGAACGCCACACGAAGCGAGATCGTGGGCCCCCACGGCGATCGGATCAAGATTCGCGTTGCCGTGCCGCCCGAACGCGGCAAGGCAAACGCTGAAGTGTGCAGGCTTCTCATCGACACCACCGGGGCGGTAGCTGCCGAGGTGACGAATGGGCTGACGAGCCGGACGAAGACGATCGCCCTCGGGGGCATCTCGTCCGAAGCGGTTCGTCGCGCACTCGCGCGACCCGTGCCGTTGTCCGACGGAACGATGTGA